One window of Psychrobacillus sp. FSL H8-0483 genomic DNA carries:
- a CDS encoding LysE family transporter, with product MNSLITYFILGVSLAAPIGPVKATLLNTGIKNGFFHAWFFGLGAIATDILYMLMVYFGVGQFIDNPFMKTFLWSFGFFVLIYTGIENLLTLHTISMDPKFRKVVRLRHSFLAGLLVALLNPLTILFWLGIYGSILVGGGGSLTGFEVILFSITILLGITLVDLTMATISSGSRKLLSNSFLKTISIISSISMIGFGIYFGIQAYHSLF from the coding sequence ATGAATTCCTTAATAACCTACTTCATCTTAGGTGTTTCATTAGCAGCACCGATCGGCCCTGTTAAGGCGACCTTATTAAATACAGGTATTAAGAATGGATTTTTTCATGCTTGGTTTTTTGGTCTTGGTGCTATCGCAACCGACATCCTTTACATGTTAATGGTATATTTCGGGGTCGGACAATTTATCGATAATCCGTTTATGAAAACATTCTTATGGTCCTTTGGTTTTTTTGTTCTTATATATACAGGGATAGAAAATTTACTGACACTCCATACTATTTCGATGGATCCAAAATTTCGCAAAGTAGTTCGTCTGAGACACTCATTTTTAGCTGGCTTACTCGTGGCACTACTAAATCCATTGACCATCCTTTTTTGGTTGGGTATATATGGTTCTATCTTAGTAGGCGGCGGCGGTTCTTTAACGGGATTTGAAGTGATTTTATTTAGTATAACTATTTTACTTGGCATTACATTAGTGGATTTAACTATGGCAACTATATCCAGTGGATCACGTAAATTATTGTCGAATTCGTTTTTAAAAACTATTTCTATTATATCTTCTATTTCCATGATTGGTTTTGGAATTTATTTTGGCATCCAAGCATATCATTCCCTATTTTAA